A window of the Streptomyces sp. NBC_00454 genome harbors these coding sequences:
- the ychF gene encoding redox-regulated ATPase YchF: MSLTIGIVGLPNVGKSTLFNALTKNDVLAANYPFATIEPNVGVVGVPDARLQVLAGIFGSQKILPATVDFVDIAGIVRGASEGEGLGNKFLANIRESDAICQVIRAFADENVVHVDGKVSPKDDIETINTELILADLQSIEKAIPRLTKESRLQKEKVAVLAAVEKAQKILEEGTTLFSVGITKGTEQGDLLHELHLLTVKPFLYVFNVDEDELTDDAFKAEQSALVAPAEAIFLNAKLEAELIELEDDEALELLQSVGQEEPGMATLGRVGFATLGLQTYLTAGPKETRAWTIRKGATAPEAAGVIHTDFQRGFIKAEVISFADLVECGSVTEARSKGKARMEGKDYVMQDGDVVEFRFNV; the protein is encoded by the coding sequence GTGTCGCTCACGATCGGAATCGTCGGCCTGCCGAATGTCGGCAAGTCGACCCTGTTCAACGCCCTGACCAAGAACGACGTGCTGGCGGCCAACTACCCGTTCGCCACGATCGAGCCGAACGTCGGCGTCGTAGGCGTCCCGGACGCGCGCCTCCAGGTTCTGGCCGGCATCTTCGGTTCGCAGAAGATCCTCCCGGCGACGGTCGACTTCGTCGACATCGCGGGCATCGTGCGCGGTGCGTCGGAGGGCGAGGGCCTCGGCAACAAGTTCCTCGCGAACATCCGCGAGTCCGACGCGATCTGCCAGGTCATCCGCGCCTTCGCGGACGAGAACGTCGTCCACGTCGACGGCAAGGTCTCGCCGAAGGACGACATCGAGACGATCAACACCGAGCTCATCCTCGCGGACCTCCAGTCCATCGAGAAGGCGATCCCGCGCCTGACGAAGGAGTCCCGCCTCCAGAAGGAGAAGGTCGCGGTCCTCGCGGCCGTCGAGAAGGCCCAGAAGATCCTCGAAGAGGGCACGACGCTCTTCTCCGTCGGCATCACCAAGGGCACGGAGCAGGGCGACCTCCTCCACGAGCTCCACCTCCTCACGGTCAAGCCCTTCCTCTACGTCTTCAACGTGGACGAGGACGAGCTGACGGACGACGCCTTCAAGGCGGAGCAGAGCGCACTCGTCGCGCCGGCCGAGGCGATCTTCCTGAACGCCAAGCTGGAGGCGGAGCTCATCGAGCTCGAGGACGACGAGGCCCTCGAGCTCCTCCAGTCGGTCGGCCAGGAAGAGCCAGGCATGGCCACCCTCGGCCGCGTCGGCTTCGCCACCCTGGGCCTGCAGACCTACCTGACGGCAGGCCCGAAGGAAACCCGCGCCTGGACCATCAGGAAGGGCGCCACCGCCCCCGAGGCCGCCGGCGTGATCCACACCGACTTCCAGCGCGGCTTCATCAAGGCCGAGGTCATCTCCTTCGCGGACCTGGTCGAATGCGGCTCGGTCACCGAAGCCCGCTCCAAGGGCAAGGCCCGCATGGAAGGCAAGGACTACGTCATGCAGGACGGCGACGTGGTGGAGTTCCGCTTCAACGTCTGA
- the eno gene encoding phosphopyruvate hydratase, translated as MTAITRVVGREVLDSRGNPTVEVDVLLEDGSVGRAAVPSGASTGANEAVELRDGDASRFHGKGVRTAVDAVNGVIADSLIGVEAENQALVDEVMIALDGTPNKGKLGANAILGVSLATVKAAAAAHRVPLYRYVGGSGARLLPVPMMNIINGGAHANNALDFQEFMIAPIGAENFFEAVRMGSEVFHTLRKSLSDAGHSTGVGDEGGFAPSLRTSDEALQFVVDAIEKSGYTPGEDISLVMDPATSEFFKDGVYDYAGEGVKRSIEQQVEYLAGLVSRYPISSIEDAMAEDDFDGWKLLMQELGDKCQLTGDDVFCTNVDRLNDGIRDGIANSILVKVNQIGSLTETLTTVDTAHKAGYTVVMSHRSGETEDTTIADLAVATGCGQIKTGSLSRSDRTAKYNQLIRIEEELGAQALYAGRSGLYVRS; from the coding sequence ATGACTGCGATCACCCGAGTTGTCGGACGCGAAGTCTTGGACAGCAGGGGCAACCCGACCGTCGAGGTGGATGTCCTCCTGGAAGACGGGTCGGTGGGCCGTGCCGCGGTTCCCTCCGGTGCGTCGACCGGCGCCAACGAAGCCGTCGAACTCCGTGACGGCGACGCTTCGCGCTTCCACGGCAAGGGCGTTCGCACTGCGGTCGACGCGGTCAACGGCGTCATAGCGGACTCCCTGATCGGTGTCGAAGCCGAGAACCAGGCACTGGTCGACGAGGTGATGATCGCCCTCGACGGCACCCCCAACAAGGGGAAGCTGGGCGCCAACGCGATCCTGGGTGTCTCGCTGGCCACGGTGAAGGCCGCCGCCGCCGCGCACCGGGTTCCGCTGTACCGCTACGTCGGCGGCTCGGGCGCGCGCCTGCTGCCCGTACCGATGATGAACATCATCAACGGTGGCGCGCACGCCAACAACGCCCTGGACTTCCAGGAGTTCATGATCGCGCCGATCGGTGCGGAGAACTTCTTCGAGGCCGTGCGCATGGGCTCCGAGGTCTTCCACACCCTGCGCAAGTCGCTGTCGGACGCCGGCCACAGCACCGGTGTGGGCGACGAGGGCGGCTTCGCTCCGAGCCTGCGCACCTCCGACGAGGCGCTGCAGTTCGTCGTGGACGCCATCGAGAAGTCCGGCTACACGCCTGGTGAGGACATCTCCCTGGTCATGGACCCGGCCACGTCCGAGTTCTTCAAGGACGGGGTCTACGACTACGCGGGCGAGGGCGTCAAGCGCTCGATCGAGCAGCAGGTCGAGTACCTCGCGGGCCTCGTCTCCCGTTACCCGATCTCGTCGATCGAAGACGCCATGGCGGAGGACGACTTCGACGGCTGGAAGCTGCTGATGCAGGAGCTGGGCGACAAGTGCCAGCTCACCGGCGACGACGTGTTCTGCACCAACGTCGACCGGCTCAACGACGGCATCCGTGACGGCATCGCCAACTCGATCCTGGTGAAGGTGAACCAGATCGGTTCGCTCACCGAGACCCTCACCACGGTGGACACCGCGCACAAGGCCGGCTACACGGTGGTCATGTCTCACCGTTCCGGTGAGACCGAGGACACCACCATCGCGGACCTCGCGGTCGCCACCGGCTGTGGCCAGATCAAGACGGGCTCGCTGTCCCGCTCCGACCGCACGGCCAAGTACAACCAGCTCATCCGCATCGAGGAGGAGCTGGGCGCGCAGGCCCTGTACGCGGGCCGGTCCGGGCTGTACGTCCGTTCCTAA
- a CDS encoding ATP-grasp domain-containing protein, whose protein sequence is MTILVLHKSNASRRRHLARAAEYAKDHGERLLLFVKDPTWETEFADAVVSVDTTDIKATVAAARELAISEAEPIRAVAAFVGHSVPAAAAVAAELGLPFISEQAAQTVRDKYAMRQAFDSENIPQPTYGLARTLDEAITQSARIGFPLVMKPLVDNDTGYLRRVDDIDELTEHFATIARGAWAGIEHNPLYEWAVKAYDYAILLEQYVPGAEISVESIVEDGRAHVIAIHDKPNPSTGPYFADVHYTTPSRLPVEVQQRVVELVGAAHRAIGMDMGATHTEFRIQDDGTPKILETAARIGGGPVYQSVLLSTGVDLVTAVLDIASGRKPDLGPRPEPTPTGFYLFFAERAGRIGAITGVREAGLNPRVHELALYRKVGDAVDVPPRVWQSHGHVLFTADSSDGLDRTFDELVKSINLELE, encoded by the coding sequence ATGACCATTCTTGTACTCCATAAATCCAACGCGAGCCGCCGCAGGCACCTGGCACGAGCTGCAGAGTACGCAAAAGATCACGGGGAACGGCTCCTGCTTTTCGTGAAGGATCCCACCTGGGAAACCGAATTCGCGGACGCCGTCGTCTCGGTGGACACCACGGACATCAAGGCCACGGTCGCCGCGGCTCGCGAACTCGCCATATCGGAAGCGGAACCGATCCGCGCCGTAGCGGCATTCGTCGGCCACAGCGTGCCGGCCGCAGCGGCGGTGGCAGCGGAACTGGGTTTGCCGTTCATAAGCGAGCAGGCAGCGCAGACCGTGCGTGACAAGTACGCGATGCGTCAGGCATTTGACTCGGAGAACATTCCGCAGCCCACGTACGGTCTGGCTCGGACTCTCGATGAGGCGATCACGCAGTCCGCACGCATCGGGTTCCCCCTCGTGATGAAACCGCTCGTCGACAACGACACCGGGTACTTGCGCCGGGTGGACGACATCGATGAACTCACCGAGCATTTCGCCACCATTGCGCGCGGTGCGTGGGCCGGGATCGAACACAATCCGCTCTACGAGTGGGCCGTGAAGGCATACGACTACGCGATCCTCCTGGAGCAGTACGTGCCAGGGGCCGAAATCAGCGTCGAGTCGATCGTCGAGGACGGCCGCGCGCATGTCATCGCCATCCACGACAAGCCGAACCCCTCGACCGGCCCCTACTTCGCCGATGTGCACTACACGACCCCGAGTCGACTTCCGGTAGAAGTGCAGCAGCGCGTCGTCGAGCTCGTCGGCGCCGCCCACCGCGCCATCGGTATGGACATGGGTGCGACCCACACGGAATTCCGGATCCAGGACGACGGCACCCCAAAGATCTTGGAGACGGCGGCACGCATCGGGGGCGGGCCGGTCTACCAGTCGGTCCTGCTGAGTACCGGCGTCGACCTCGTCACCGCGGTATTGGACATCGCTTCGGGCCGGAAACCGGATCTCGGGCCCCGACCCGAGCCCACCCCGACCGGTTTCTATCTGTTCTTCGCGGAGCGGGCCGGGCGAATCGGCGCGATCACCGGGGTGCGGGAAGCCGGCCTGAACCCCCGTGTGCACGAGCTGGCCCTGTACCGCAAGGTCGGGGACGCGGTCGACGTCCCGCCGCGCGTCTGGCAGTCGCACGGCCATGTCCTCTTCACCGCCGACAGTAGCGACGGGCTGGATCGGACTTTTGACGAACTTGTGAAATCCATCAATCTCGAGCTCGAATGA
- a CDS encoding SGNH/GDSL hydrolase family protein — translation MSIRTELAPYLTGYEEKFTSKGEIRWLPHLLYFHPQSYTSEVVNTDSVGFRYATDGDRSYSVADHGTADSVRLLAGSSTVFGIGASSDAWTLPSRLNVHDEREQTWLNFGGRSFNSTQELLLLTLYRHLLPKVDEIVLFSGFNNLSLARMPQVRNEDHGTFFQYNMYNEKFTAPSESKSGSSVFNLLRKKQESAAPAAPVPPSISEQIEYAAELTLRHLDAWKALASTWDAKITYILQPLSGWVRDKGSKEEELIFDELERLGGFAAMYGDILSKDVNIEYAARLEQGAKDLGINFVNFSPIMAESAEADQWLFIDRIHLTDNGHDFVARKILENI, via the coding sequence GTGAGTATCAGGACCGAACTGGCCCCGTATCTGACGGGCTACGAGGAAAAATTCACAAGCAAGGGTGAGATACGGTGGCTTCCGCATCTTCTGTATTTTCATCCTCAATCCTATACCTCGGAAGTGGTCAACACTGATTCCGTCGGTTTCCGCTATGCAACGGACGGAGATCGCAGCTACTCTGTAGCCGATCATGGAACGGCCGATTCCGTACGATTGCTGGCCGGCAGCTCAACGGTTTTCGGCATTGGGGCCAGCTCCGATGCATGGACGCTCCCTTCGAGGTTGAACGTCCACGACGAGCGGGAACAGACCTGGCTCAACTTCGGCGGGCGCAGCTTCAACTCCACACAGGAGCTGCTGCTGCTCACCCTGTACCGTCACCTGCTGCCCAAGGTCGACGAGATCGTGCTCTTCTCCGGATTCAACAACCTGAGTCTGGCGCGGATGCCGCAGGTCAGGAACGAAGACCACGGCACGTTCTTCCAATACAACATGTACAACGAGAAGTTCACGGCGCCGAGCGAATCGAAGTCCGGCTCCTCGGTGTTCAACCTGCTGCGCAAGAAGCAGGAATCCGCGGCTCCGGCCGCGCCGGTGCCGCCGAGCATCAGCGAGCAGATCGAATACGCCGCCGAGCTCACGCTGCGACACCTGGATGCCTGGAAGGCATTGGCATCCACGTGGGACGCGAAGATCACGTACATTCTCCAGCCGCTGTCGGGCTGGGTGCGGGACAAGGGCAGCAAGGAGGAAGAGCTCATATTCGACGAGCTCGAGCGCCTCGGTGGCTTTGCCGCGATGTACGGAGACATCCTGAGCAAGGACGTCAATATCGAATACGCGGCGAGGCTGGAGCAGGGGGCAAAGGACCTCGGCATCAACTTCGTCAACTTCAGTCCCATCATGGCCGAATCCGCCGAGGCGGACCAGTGGTTGTTCATCGACCGGATCCACCTCACCGACAACGGCCATGATTTTGTCGCCCGTAAGATTCTGGAAAACATTTAA
- a CDS encoding iron-containing redox enzyme family protein has protein sequence MAEVASIDPQVTPPNLSVTLDAVTSWSDEQSGAYRELSASADRSGSSEALAHAVLRQSGPLASALGAWLQGMSAPGVFEDEVHLRILALFADDIGVGSPRSSRFDEFKMLAKQHGRPELAVEAAEMAAERPIRDHMFALPATLFAMTRRSDEFAPLIAGVDLVMRTVGMLPCWSALRSGEGAQAEWARLDLGRSTGATDIASPLELSRGVAEKFCATGEDARRRVELGAAWMLSALQSWNELLLDEATAALNPQRAMEQLIRERAREGAVYHQNFPMGEGTLSELLERAQSDPAPLLRELAATRMVKPGHAERSSLVNGLIGPKGPMFRVFSPDDVEVISNWIDSLADSAPQPELPPAARAPKVLDLEALEASGAGEDGVEPGDIREAYFVLQGRALAPATRRFAIRYVKRWLARAKLSVGRTDRSLPAQWTPAGLRPWLLDKHDKHGAEFETSRSNDMPSREGVVDSTLQLAPLTLIDGSWLQGFTDVALATTRFGFPLFETYWDELGNGDIEINHPKIYRDVLREMGIELAPTGSREFAYDTRFREESLERPVYWLCLGKLPHTFLPEILGMNLAMELSGVGGSYRTARTFLKHYGFSTHFVDLHNTIDNVSTGHSAWAADAIDTHMRTVAKLSNPTEFAAEWERVRVGYESLAPLPSKKIADLIGNRFLKSQWKPRSQGGSLFHHTPVGVS, from the coding sequence ATGGCCGAGGTCGCATCCATCGACCCTCAGGTCACCCCTCCGAACCTGTCCGTCACGCTCGACGCGGTGACGTCCTGGTCGGACGAACAGTCCGGCGCCTACCGCGAACTGAGCGCCTCCGCCGACCGCTCCGGCTCATCGGAGGCCCTGGCGCACGCGGTCCTGCGGCAGTCCGGCCCGCTCGCCTCGGCGCTCGGGGCGTGGCTGCAGGGAATGAGCGCACCAGGCGTCTTCGAGGACGAGGTACACCTACGGATCCTGGCCCTGTTCGCCGACGACATCGGTGTCGGCAGCCCGCGGTCTTCGCGCTTCGACGAATTCAAGATGCTCGCGAAGCAGCACGGCCGGCCCGAACTGGCCGTGGAGGCAGCCGAAATGGCAGCCGAGCGGCCGATTCGGGACCATATGTTCGCGCTGCCGGCGACCCTGTTCGCGATGACCAGGCGCAGTGATGAATTCGCACCGCTGATCGCCGGCGTAGACCTGGTGATGCGCACGGTCGGCATGCTGCCGTGCTGGTCCGCGCTGCGCTCGGGTGAGGGCGCGCAGGCCGAGTGGGCGCGCCTGGATCTCGGGCGCTCCACCGGGGCGACCGACATCGCTTCGCCGCTGGAGCTCTCGCGCGGCGTCGCCGAGAAGTTCTGCGCGACGGGCGAGGACGCGCGGCGCCGGGTCGAACTCGGTGCGGCGTGGATGCTCAGTGCACTGCAGTCCTGGAACGAGCTGCTGCTCGACGAGGCCACGGCCGCGCTGAATCCGCAGCGGGCGATGGAGCAGCTCATCCGGGAGCGCGCTCGTGAGGGCGCCGTCTACCACCAGAATTTCCCGATGGGTGAAGGCACGCTCTCCGAACTGCTCGAACGCGCGCAGTCCGACCCCGCCCCGCTGCTGCGGGAGCTGGCCGCGACGCGCATGGTCAAGCCGGGCCATGCGGAGCGCAGTTCGCTGGTCAACGGTCTGATCGGTCCGAAGGGCCCGATGTTCAGGGTGTTCTCGCCCGACGACGTCGAGGTCATCTCGAACTGGATCGACTCGCTGGCCGACTCCGCACCGCAGCCCGAACTGCCGCCGGCGGCCCGGGCCCCGAAGGTGCTGGATCTCGAGGCCCTCGAGGCGAGCGGGGCCGGCGAGGACGGGGTGGAGCCGGGCGACATCCGCGAGGCGTACTTCGTCCTGCAGGGCCGTGCGCTGGCTCCGGCCACCCGCCGGTTCGCCATCCGGTACGTCAAGCGCTGGCTGGCCAGGGCGAAGCTTTCGGTGGGCCGTACGGATCGCTCGCTGCCCGCGCAGTGGACGCCCGCGGGCCTGCGTCCCTGGCTGCTGGACAAGCACGACAAGCACGGCGCGGAGTTCGAGACCAGCAGGTCCAACGACATGCCCAGCCGCGAAGGGGTCGTCGACTCCACCTTGCAGCTGGCGCCGCTGACGCTGATCGACGGATCCTGGTTGCAGGGATTCACCGATGTCGCCCTCGCCACCACGCGGTTCGGCTTCCCCCTGTTCGAGACCTACTGGGACGAACTGGGTAATGGTGACATCGAGATCAACCATCCCAAGATCTACCGCGACGTGCTGCGCGAAATGGGTATCGAGCTGGCGCCCACGGGCAGCCGGGAGTTCGCCTACGACACCCGGTTCCGTGAGGAATCGCTCGAAAGGCCGGTCTACTGGCTGTGTCTGGGCAAGCTGCCCCACACGTTCCTGCCGGAGATCCTCGGCATGAACCTGGCGATGGAACTCTCCGGTGTCGGCGGGAGCTACCGCACCGCGCGGACGTTCCTGAAGCACTACGGCTTCTCCACCCATTTCGTCGATCTGCACAACACGATCGACAACGTGTCCACCGGCCATTCGGCCTGGGCCGCGGACGCGATCGACACGCACATGCGCACGGTGGCGAAGCTGTCGAATCCGACGGAGTTCGCCGCGGAGTGGGAGCGGGTGCGGGTCGGCTACGAGTCGCTGGCCCCGCTGCCGTCCAAAAAGATCGCCGATCTGATCGGCAACCGATTCCTGAAATCGCAGTGGAAGCCCCGATCCCAAGGCGGGTCGCTGTTCCATCACACACCAGTGGGGGTGTCCTGA